The following are encoded together in the Paludisphaera mucosa genome:
- a CDS encoding DUF4058 family protein, which yields MPKVETPGAAGSDRDQRRLATAPLSRQEPRPVVDFQPVGLHDRPPILPVPLRSPDAETQFASQEALDQVYDEASYAQFLNGAVPSRRHPPGMRRGRGRSCRSRSEGSVGVRIPRRGGP from the coding sequence GTGCCGAAGGTCGAAACGCCCGGTGCGGCCGGATCGGACCGCGACCAACGTCGCCTTGCCACGGCGCCCTTGAGTCGGCAGGAACCTCGTCCGGTCGTCGATTTCCAGCCGGTCGGCCTGCATGATCGCCCGCCGATCCTTCCCGTCCCCCTCCGATCGCCCGACGCCGAAACGCAGTTCGCTTCGCAGGAAGCCCTCGACCAGGTCTACGACGAGGCGAGCTACGCGCAGTTCCTGAACGGGGCCGTCCCGAGCCGCCGTCATCCCCCAGGGATGAGGCGTGGGCGCGGGAGATCTTGCCGGTCGCGGAGCGAGGGCTCGGTCGGGGTCAGAATTCCCAGACGCGGCGGCCCTTGA
- a CDS encoding ATPase domain-containing protein: MAQADLIQTGVSGLDEILLGGIPKGNLILVEGSVGTGKTLIGLEFIYRGAVDFDEPGVVVLFETSPQKLIRDTDCFGWDFDELQREGRVKFVFTTPQVLSQEVRSPDSLLLEAVSEIGAHRIFIDGVSLLQAVAVAPNGVGGLANYREMLQLLAEAFQRENLTVMLSHEMLANQEHSVALEVSEYVADTVIVLRREYRRRGMFRSLEVKKSRGQNYDTGLHTLRIEDGRGLLVFRRVQARVRRMESHVQPTSLIQRSAIGFEPLDVLMGGGLLAGSVTMLVGVSGIGKSVFGAQLLVEGAKNQGKSGLLVSVDEHPAQILRNARLIGLDLQEHVDSGMVQLLYENPQELEIDVHFDRIIRAIEEQQIDRLVIDSMTNYSMAVQDPQMYRDFCHALVGYCKQRLMTTFLNCENPELFGISSYTPDFPIAPLLDNIILLNFVELGDTMHRAMTVAKARGSNHGFVTREFEIGQGGITLVPIDEGQVPVRLPFASYQNLLSRAPTRMGAVPVVSGE; encoded by the coding sequence ATGGCTCAAGCTGACTTGATCCAGACCGGCGTCTCGGGCCTCGACGAGATCTTGCTGGGCGGGATCCCCAAGGGGAACCTGATCCTGGTGGAAGGGTCCGTCGGCACCGGCAAGACCCTGATAGGCCTGGAGTTCATCTACCGGGGCGCCGTCGATTTCGACGAGCCCGGCGTGGTGGTGCTGTTCGAGACGAGCCCCCAGAAGCTGATCCGCGACACGGACTGCTTCGGCTGGGACTTCGACGAGCTGCAGCGAGAGGGTCGGGTGAAGTTCGTCTTCACGACGCCCCAGGTCCTCAGCCAGGAAGTGCGCTCGCCCGACAGCCTGCTGCTGGAGGCCGTGTCCGAGATCGGGGCCCATCGCATCTTCATCGACGGCGTCTCCCTGCTGCAGGCGGTCGCCGTCGCCCCCAACGGCGTCGGCGGGCTGGCCAACTACCGCGAGATGCTGCAACTGCTGGCCGAAGCGTTCCAGCGCGAGAACCTCACCGTGATGCTCTCGCACGAGATGCTCGCAAACCAGGAACACTCCGTCGCGCTGGAGGTTTCCGAGTATGTGGCCGACACCGTCATCGTCCTGAGGCGCGAGTACCGGCGGCGGGGCATGTTCCGCAGCCTCGAGGTCAAGAAGAGCCGGGGCCAGAACTACGACACCGGGCTGCACACCTTGCGCATCGAGGACGGCCGGGGGTTGCTCGTGTTCCGCCGCGTCCAGGCCCGCGTCCGGCGGATGGAGTCGCACGTCCAGCCGACGTCGCTGATCCAGCGCTCGGCCATCGGCTTCGAGCCGCTCGACGTCCTGATGGGCGGCGGCCTCCTGGCCGGATCGGTCACCATGCTGGTGGGCGTCTCGGGGATCGGCAAGTCCGTCTTCGGGGCCCAGTTGCTCGTGGAAGGGGCGAAGAACCAGGGCAAGAGCGGCCTGCTGGTCTCGGTGGACGAGCATCCCGCGCAGATCCTCCGCAACGCCAGGCTGATCGGCCTGGACCTCCAGGAGCACGTCGACTCCGGCATGGTTCAGCTCCTCTACGAGAATCCCCAGGAGCTGGAGATCGACGTCCATTTCGATCGCATCATCCGGGCCATCGAGGAGCAGCAGATCGACCGCCTGGTGATCGACAGCATGACCAATTACAGCATGGCCGTGCAGGATCCCCAGATGTATCGCGACTTCTGCCACGCGCTGGTCGGCTACTGCAAGCAACGGCTGATGACGACGTTCCTGAACTGCGAGAACCCCGAGCTGTTCGGCATATCGAGCTATACGCCCGATTTCCCCATCGCCCCGCTGCTCGACAACATCATCCTGCTGAACTTCGTGGAGCTGGGCGACACGATGCACCGCGCCATGACGGTGGCCAAGGCGCGGGGGAGCAACCACGGCTTCGTCACCCGCGAGTTCGAGATCGGCCAGGGCGGGATCACGCTCGTGCCGATCGACGAGGGCCAGGTGCCGGTCCGGCTCCCCTTCGCGAGCTACCAGAACCTCCTCAGCCGCGCCCCGACGCGGATGGGAGCGGTGCCGGTCGTTTCCGGCGAGTAG
- a CDS encoding sialidase family protein, whose translation MTPFVLLSLGLASFQAEPSRAEIVDVRRVWDGANHNAFTDLVRFRDRWFLTFREGTGHVSPDGAIRVLTSTNGEAWTSAARIASEPGDLRDPKLSITPDGRLMLAAALTQRPPATHKHQSFAWFSRDGRDWSEPHPIGDPNVWIWRPAWHEGTAYAVGYATDGSHSTRLYTSKDGATFAPLVPTLFDQGQPNESALAWLPDGTALCLLRRDGRPNTDQLGRSRPPYTEWTWKDLGVHLGGPALLRLPDGRIVAGGRLLAPRVHTALCWLDPDADTLTEFLALPSGGDTSYPGLALHEGTLWVSYYASHEGKTAIYLARVRLPEKAPTRP comes from the coding sequence ATGACGCCTTTCGTCCTCCTGTCGCTGGGCCTCGCGAGCTTCCAGGCGGAGCCCTCCCGGGCCGAGATCGTCGACGTGCGACGCGTCTGGGATGGGGCGAATCACAACGCGTTCACCGACCTGGTCCGGTTCCGGGACCGATGGTTCCTGACCTTCCGCGAGGGGACGGGGCACGTCTCGCCGGACGGGGCGATCCGGGTCCTGACGTCGACGAACGGCGAGGCCTGGACGTCGGCGGCGCGGATCGCGTCCGAGCCGGGGGACCTGCGCGACCCCAAGCTCTCGATCACGCCCGACGGCCGGCTGATGCTGGCGGCGGCCTTGACGCAGCGCCCGCCGGCGACGCACAAGCATCAGTCGTTCGCCTGGTTCTCGCGCGACGGCCGCGACTGGTCGGAGCCGCATCCGATCGGCGACCCGAACGTCTGGATCTGGCGGCCGGCCTGGCACGAAGGGACGGCCTACGCCGTGGGCTACGCGACCGACGGCTCGCATTCCACCCGGCTCTATACCAGCAAGGACGGCGCGACCTTCGCGCCACTCGTCCCCACGTTGTTCGATCAGGGCCAGCCCAACGAGTCGGCCCTGGCCTGGCTGCCCGACGGGACCGCGCTCTGCCTGCTGCGTCGCGACGGCCGGCCCAACACGGACCAGCTCGGCCGATCCCGGCCGCCGTACACGGAATGGACCTGGAAGGACCTGGGCGTCCACCTCGGCGGCCCCGCCCTACTCCGTCTTCCGGACGGCCGAATCGTGGCCGGCGGTCGGCTCCTCGCCCCCAGGGTCCACACGGCGCTCTGCTGGCTCGACCCCGACGCCGATACGCTCACGGAGTTCCTCGCCCTCCCCTCCGGCGGCGACACCAGCTACCCCGGTTTGGCGCTGCACGAGGGGACGCTCTGGGTGAGCTATTACGCCTCGCACGAGGGGAAGACGGCGATCTACCTGGCCCGGGTCAGGCTGCCGGAGAAGGCTCCGACGCGACCTTGA
- the rpmF gene encoding 50S ribosomal protein L32, whose amino-acid sequence MAVPKRRKSKSAKGHRRSHDALTPINLTICPMCKLSVPTHKVHEECLAEHFKNGAPGRMPF is encoded by the coding sequence GTGGCCGTACCCAAGAGACGTAAATCCAAATCCGCCAAGGGTCATCGACGGAGTCACGACGCCCTGACGCCGATCAACCTGACGATCTGCCCGATGTGCAAGCTGTCGGTCCCCACCCACAAGGTCCACGAAGAATGCCTGGCCGAGCACTTCAAGAACGGTGCTCCGGGCCGCATGCCCTTCTGA
- a CDS encoding WD40 repeat domain-containing serine/threonine protein kinase, protein MDTSSDSRDYARFDELAEGDARGDEPSPPPTLPRLRQVGDYRILREVGRGGMGIVYEAEQVSLGRRVALKVLPARVAGDRLALLRFRREAKAAARLHHTNIVPVYEVGRDGEVAFYAMQFIHGQGLDQVVDELRRLRDHDRKSGPDHQGRPSCRAGIVAGRYSPATSTIESNRLQLDRVAGSLLTGLLSTDALASPEGRAAPASDPAPTERFDPDPDAGSQPRDPPPDLDETEPSLPGSSSAVLPGGTLVSAVESSGRRQPYFRSVAQIGRQAAQGLAYAHARGIVHRDVKPSNLLLDTAGIVWITDFGLAKTDDDGLTATGDVLGTIRYMAPERFRGEGDARADVYALGLTLYELLTLRPAYDSPDRLKQIERIKAEEPPRPRLVDRRIPRDLETIVLRAIAKDPERRYPTARAMAEDLRRFLADEPILARQASAAERYWRWAHRNPVVAVMGGVLTGVLVLATIGSLLAARRFHAQAETEHKLADDRETRRREADQANVSLRATQEELRRTVYATRSNLALSAWDAADVGRLRNLLDLLRPAPGEADLRGWEWRYLWRLAHEDRLTLRAKDDFFADVAFSPDGRALASLQSKGLIQLWDRWTGSLIRSMGVASGGRRADLGGGVGALAFSPDGRTLAGPGPGPDDGLALYTVDTGQVALRFEGPSGPVQGLAWSPDGGTLVAALSVHHMRMWDARDGRRIHRVFGGHKAPVAAVAYSPDGRTIASASYDRTVKLWDPRDPVHPRAVLEGHADEVRAVAFSPDGRRVASGGLDRTLRIWDAASGTPIAVYWGHPSAVVSLAYGPDGARIVTGSADETVRVWDAATGEELHVFKGHADEVVAVALSPDGRDLASAGADATVRLWDSASPPQPRALQSPSVLTYGGDVECLAYSPDGSRLVSGHDDHALRLWELPSGRLLRVIKGHARDVMCVAFSPDGRTLASGSLDNTVRLWDAATGEPRITFTGHTADLRAVVFAPDGRTVFSGGADHAIQAWDPATGAVRYVLRGHDDMVHDLAFSPDGRTLASAGYDRTCILWDLAAGRPRATLRGHADRVNAVAFSPDGRSLATASSDHTVRLWDASDGAPRGRLEGHVAAVDGVAFGLDGRLASSAEDKTIRLWEPAGGQTLLVLKGHAGRIRCIKFSPDGRTLASASYDRTVKLWEAAPADVLQPAGGAGVGRE, encoded by the coding sequence ATGGACACCTCATCCGATTCCCGCGACTACGCCCGCTTCGACGAGCTCGCCGAGGGCGACGCCCGCGGCGACGAGCCTTCGCCGCCCCCGACCCTCCCGCGGCTGCGCCAGGTGGGGGACTACCGGATTCTCCGCGAGGTCGGCCGCGGGGGCATGGGGATCGTGTACGAGGCCGAGCAGGTCTCGCTGGGCCGCCGCGTGGCGCTGAAGGTGCTGCCCGCCCGCGTGGCCGGCGACCGCTTGGCCCTGCTGCGGTTCCGGCGGGAGGCGAAGGCCGCGGCGCGGCTGCACCACACGAACATCGTGCCGGTCTACGAGGTCGGCCGCGACGGCGAGGTCGCGTTCTACGCCATGCAGTTCATCCACGGCCAGGGGCTCGACCAGGTCGTCGACGAGCTGCGACGGCTCCGCGACCACGATCGCAAGTCCGGCCCAGACCACCAGGGTCGGCCCTCGTGCCGGGCGGGGATCGTCGCCGGCCGATACAGCCCCGCCACGTCGACGATCGAATCGAACCGGTTGCAGCTCGACCGGGTGGCCGGATCACTCCTGACCGGGCTGCTCTCGACCGACGCGCTCGCTTCGCCCGAGGGCCGGGCGGCCCCCGCGTCCGATCCAGCTCCGACCGAGCGGTTCGACCCCGATCCGGACGCGGGCTCCCAGCCGCGCGATCCGCCCCCGGACCTGGACGAGACGGAGCCCTCGCTCCCGGGATCAAGCTCGGCCGTACTGCCGGGGGGCACGCTGGTCTCGGCGGTCGAGTCGTCCGGGCGTCGCCAGCCGTATTTCCGCAGCGTGGCGCAGATCGGCCGGCAGGCGGCGCAGGGGCTGGCCTACGCCCACGCCCGCGGCATCGTGCACCGCGACGTCAAGCCGTCGAACCTGCTGCTGGACACCGCCGGGATCGTCTGGATCACCGACTTCGGCCTGGCGAAGACCGACGACGACGGCCTGACGGCCACGGGCGACGTCCTGGGGACGATCCGCTACATGGCTCCGGAGCGGTTCCGGGGCGAGGGCGACGCCCGCGCGGACGTCTACGCCCTGGGCCTGACCCTCTACGAATTGCTGACGCTCCGGCCGGCCTACGACTCGCCGGACCGGCTGAAGCAGATCGAGCGGATCAAGGCCGAGGAGCCGCCCCGGCCCCGGCTGGTCGACCGCCGCATCCCCCGCGACCTGGAGACGATCGTCCTGAGGGCGATCGCCAAGGACCCGGAGCGACGCTATCCGACGGCCCGGGCGATGGCCGAGGACCTGCGGCGGTTCCTGGCCGACGAGCCCATCCTGGCGCGGCAGGCCTCGGCGGCCGAGCGCTACTGGCGATGGGCGCACCGCAACCCCGTCGTCGCCGTGATGGGCGGCGTGCTCACGGGGGTCCTGGTGCTCGCCACGATCGGCTCGCTGCTGGCGGCCCGGCGGTTCCACGCCCAGGCCGAGACCGAGCACAAGCTCGCCGACGACCGCGAGACGCGGCGACGCGAGGCCGACCAGGCCAACGTCAGCCTCCGCGCCACCCAGGAGGAGCTGCGGCGGACCGTGTACGCCACGAGATCCAACCTCGCCCTGTCGGCCTGGGACGCCGCCGACGTCGGCCGGCTCCGCAATCTCCTCGACCTGTTGCGCCCGGCCCCGGGCGAGGCCGACCTCCGCGGCTGGGAGTGGCGTTACCTCTGGCGGCTCGCCCACGAGGATCGGCTCACCCTGCGGGCGAAGGACGACTTCTTCGCCGACGTGGCGTTCAGCCCCGACGGGCGGGCCCTCGCCAGCCTCCAGTCGAAGGGACTCATCCAGCTCTGGGACCGCTGGACCGGAAGTCTGATCCGCTCGATGGGCGTCGCGTCGGGGGGCCGGCGGGCGGACCTGGGCGGCGGCGTCGGGGCCCTCGCCTTCAGCCCCGACGGCCGGACCCTCGCGGGGCCCGGCCCCGGGCCGGACGACGGCCTCGCGCTCTACACGGTCGACACGGGACAGGTCGCGCTCCGCTTCGAGGGCCCCTCCGGCCCGGTCCAGGGTCTGGCCTGGAGTCCCGACGGGGGCACGCTGGTCGCGGCCCTCTCGGTCCACCACATGCGTATGTGGGACGCCCGCGACGGCCGTCGGATTCACAGGGTCTTCGGCGGCCACAAGGCCCCGGTCGCCGCCGTCGCCTACAGCCCCGACGGCCGCACCATCGCCTCCGCCAGCTATGACCGCACGGTGAAGCTCTGGGACCCGCGGGACCCGGTCCACCCGCGGGCCGTCCTCGAGGGGCACGCCGACGAGGTCCGCGCCGTGGCCTTCAGCCCCGACGGCCGGCGGGTCGCCTCGGGCGGGCTCGACCGGACCCTGCGGATCTGGGACGCCGCCTCGGGGACCCCGATCGCCGTGTACTGGGGCCACCCGAGCGCGGTGGTGAGTCTGGCCTACGGTCCCGACGGCGCGCGGATCGTGACGGGTTCCGCCGACGAGACGGTCCGCGTCTGGGACGCCGCCACGGGCGAGGAGCTGCACGTCTTCAAGGGCCACGCCGACGAGGTCGTCGCCGTCGCCTTGAGCCCCGACGGTCGCGACCTCGCCTCGGCGGGCGCCGACGCGACGGTGCGGCTCTGGGATTCCGCCAGCCCGCCGCAACCCCGCGCGCTCCAGAGCCCCTCGGTGCTGACCTACGGCGGCGACGTGGAATGCCTGGCGTACAGCCCCGACGGCAGCCGGCTGGTCTCGGGCCACGACGACCACGCCCTGCGCCTCTGGGAGCTTCCGTCGGGACGGCTGCTCCGGGTGATCAAGGGGCACGCCCGGGACGTCATGTGCGTCGCATTCAGCCCCGACGGCCGCACCCTCGCTTCCGGCTCGCTCGACAATACGGTGCGGCTCTGGGACGCCGCGACCGGCGAGCCCCGCATCACCTTCACGGGGCACACGGCCGATCTCCGGGCCGTGGTTTTCGCGCCCGACGGCCGGACCGTCTTCTCGGGCGGCGCCGACCATGCGATCCAGGCCTGGGACCCCGCGACCGGGGCCGTGCGCTACGTCCTGCGAGGCCACGACGACATGGTCCACGACCTGGCGTTCAGCCCCGACGGCCGCACCCTCGCCTCGGCCGGCTACGACCGGACGTGCATCCTCTGGGACCTCGCCGCCGGGCGGCCGCGCGCGACGCTCCGAGGGCATGCCGACCGGGTCAACGCCGTCGCCTTCAGCCCCGACGGCCGGAGCCTCGCGACGGCTTCCTCCGACCACACGGTGCGGCTGTGGGACGCCTCGGACGGCGCGCCGCGAGGACGGCTGGAGGGACACGTCGCCGCCGTCGACGGCGTCGCCTTCGGCCTCGACGGGCGACTCGCCTCGTCGGCCGAGGACAAGACCATCCGGCTCTGGGAGCCCGCCGGCGGCCAGACCTTGCTGGTCCTCAAGGGGCACGCCGGGCGCATCCGCTGCATCAAGTTCAGCCCCGACGGCCGGACCCTGGCCTCGGCCAGCTACGACCGCACCGTGAAGCTCTGGGAGGCCGCCCCCGCGGACGTCCTCCAGCCGGCCGGCGGGGCCGGCGTCGGTCGCGAATAG
- a CDS encoding serine/threonine-protein kinase, translating into MAAPADAEKPSTSTSASNTASNPKDERGLSSLDESNLERSIIRRGLATPAEVDACKAYRAKLAAQGDGTPAHGLLDVMVGAKVLTKSQMSRLLQERGEATRKLEIPGYTIIEKLGKGSMGVVFKARQNSVNRTVAVKILLDTLAQNKEFIRRFEREAQIAAKLSHNNIVNAIDAGEAGGRYFFVMEYVEGPTIKDFLDKNKIFEEKDAVRIAMAVAEALKHANQRGLIHRDVKPENVILTKDGSVKLADLGLARLTGDETWGLSEAGMAIGTPYYISPEQVRGQTDVDIRADIYSLGATLYHMVTGKVPYGGDTPAEVMRKHVDPRVELVPPDHLNSNISSGLGMVIETMLSKNRENRYSTPDDLILDFKCLLQGDSPMIAAQKPDSLEALAEGEADAFAPSAVDEAQMSEMAGYVNARNQIIAALAVILAVSMVTNVIMLVAK; encoded by the coding sequence ATGGCCGCCCCTGCCGACGCCGAGAAGCCCAGCACGTCGACCAGCGCCTCGAACACGGCCTCGAACCCGAAGGACGAGCGCGGGCTGTCGTCGCTCGACGAGTCGAACCTCGAACGCTCGATCATCCGCCGGGGGCTCGCCACCCCCGCCGAGGTCGACGCCTGCAAGGCCTATCGCGCCAAGCTCGCCGCGCAGGGGGACGGGACGCCGGCCCACGGCCTGCTCGACGTCATGGTCGGCGCCAAGGTCCTGACCAAGAGCCAGATGTCCCGCCTCTTGCAGGAGCGCGGCGAGGCGACGCGGAAGCTGGAGATCCCCGGCTATACGATCATCGAGAAGCTGGGGAAGGGCTCGATGGGGGTCGTCTTCAAGGCCCGCCAGAACAGCGTCAACCGCACCGTCGCCGTCAAGATCCTGCTCGACACCCTGGCGCAGAACAAGGAGTTCATCCGCCGCTTCGAGCGCGAGGCCCAGATCGCCGCCAAGCTCTCGCACAACAACATCGTCAACGCCATCGACGCGGGCGAGGCCGGCGGCCGCTACTTCTTCGTCATGGAGTACGTCGAGGGGCCGACGATCAAGGACTTCCTCGACAAGAACAAGATCTTCGAGGAGAAGGACGCCGTCCGCATCGCCATGGCCGTCGCCGAGGCCCTCAAGCACGCCAACCAGCGCGGGCTGATCCACCGCGACGTCAAGCCCGAGAACGTGATCCTCACGAAGGACGGCAGCGTCAAGCTCGCCGACCTCGGCCTGGCGCGGCTGACCGGCGACGAGACCTGGGGCCTCTCCGAGGCCGGCATGGCGATCGGCACGCCGTATTACATCAGCCCCGAGCAGGTCCGGGGCCAGACCGACGTCGACATCCGGGCCGACATCTACAGCCTCGGCGCCACGCTTTACCACATGGTGACCGGCAAGGTCCCCTACGGCGGCGACACGCCGGCCGAGGTCATGCGCAAGCACGTCGACCCCCGCGTGGAGCTGGTGCCGCCCGACCACCTCAACAGCAACATTTCGAGCGGCTTGGGCATGGTCATCGAGACCATGCTGTCCAAGAACCGCGAGAACCGCTACTCCACGCCCGACGACCTGATCCTCGACTTCAAGTGCCTGCTCCAGGGCGACAGCCCCATGATCGCCGCCCAGAAGCCCGACAGCCTGGAGGCCCTCGCCGAGGGCGAGGCCGACGCCTTCGCCCCCTCGGCCGTCGACGAGGCCCAGATGAGCGAGATGGCCGGCTACGTGAACGCCCGCAACCAGATCATCGCCGCCCTCGCCGTCATTCTGGCGGTCTCGATGGTGACGAACGTCATCATGCTCGTGGCGAAGTAA
- a CDS encoding sigma-70 family RNA polymerase sigma factor yields the protein MDRTLGDSTDPIVRLRGGDRGALAELFDRHRDRLRRMVELRLDPRLRARLDPSDVVQEAFLDVDRDLDAYLAEPVLPPLLWLRLHVGRRLTTLHRQHLGTRMRDARLEISLYQGALPEASSAALASMLLGRQTSPTQAALRAERLLRVQEALNGLDPIDREVLALRHFEQLGRAETAQVLGITLAAAAKRYFRALQRLKDALATPPGGWEGL from the coding sequence ATGGATAGGACGCTCGGCGACTCGACCGACCCGATCGTCCGGCTTCGCGGCGGCGACCGCGGGGCCCTGGCGGAGCTTTTCGACCGGCACCGCGACCGGCTCCGGCGGATGGTCGAGCTGCGCCTCGATCCGCGCCTGCGGGCCCGGCTCGACCCGTCGGACGTCGTCCAGGAGGCCTTCCTCGACGTCGACCGCGACCTCGACGCCTACCTCGCCGAGCCGGTTTTGCCCCCGCTGCTCTGGCTGCGGCTGCACGTCGGCCGGCGGCTGACGACCTTGCATCGCCAGCACCTGGGGACGCGGATGCGGGACGCGAGGCTGGAGATCTCGCTGTACCAGGGAGCCCTTCCCGAGGCCAGCTCCGCTGCGTTAGCCTCGATGCTCCTGGGCCGGCAAACCTCGCCGACCCAGGCGGCCTTGCGCGCCGAGCGGCTGCTGCGGGTCCAGGAGGCGCTGAACGGCCTCGACCCCATCGACCGCGAGGTGCTCGCGCTGCGACACTTCGAGCAACTCGGCCGCGCCGAGACGGCCCAGGTCCTGGGGATCACGCTGGCGGCCGCGGCGAAGCGGTACTTCCGCGCCTTGCAAAGGCTGAAGGACGCCCTGGCGACGCCGCCGGGCGGCTGGGAGGGCCTCTGA
- a CDS encoding diadenylate cyclase: MTEQTMRKAVRFDAPATATMAEQTLQARPDRHFGPASKVVGLYQAVMRRTLEHFFPDSVLEIQGDRSIIDWDVVMQEAPYRITDDPDRLAIDIEWRGTRLTFQPGSPIPLFLAERRMIDVIVRALDHRFRALFDLDIADRVERFNYLTEDLIIADFLATVGPFRIPAALEALRVAALSTYENRRVTTGALLLGTSHDPTTPGRENLQGAPQFNARLTAIKGFHRLCDGVRTVFVVDPQGELVRIADIARWAERTQVQRCQDHLCPRPYQSHARATISGGHVCVVLTPSQEIKVFAEGELAFSFSDGRWRLLDIPTKFAVWQEAVEHSSGGDLARRLFQAALNLSEARVGALLVVVRDPEKSIPQLIAPIDRMNEEIAVDDPQDPENLSPRLAKRALHHAVRGMTVSQLEPTVLEAIASLDGAVVADPDGMLVTFGAILRINPEVLDLGRSVQGARTLAALAASQYGPVLKVSEDGYVTMFLKGRRVWEF; encoded by the coding sequence ATGACGGAACAAACGATGCGGAAGGCGGTCCGATTCGACGCGCCGGCGACCGCGACGATGGCGGAGCAGACCTTGCAGGCGCGACCCGACCGTCATTTCGGACCCGCCTCGAAGGTCGTCGGCCTCTATCAGGCGGTCATGCGGCGGACGCTGGAGCATTTCTTCCCGGACTCCGTGCTCGAGATCCAGGGCGACCGCAGCATCATCGACTGGGACGTCGTGATGCAGGAAGCCCCCTACCGCATCACCGACGACCCCGACCGCCTGGCGATCGACATCGAGTGGCGGGGGACGCGGCTGACCTTCCAGCCCGGAAGCCCGATCCCGCTCTTCCTCGCCGAACGGCGGATGATCGACGTCATCGTGCGGGCCCTCGACCACCGCTTCCGCGCCCTGTTCGACCTGGACATCGCCGACCGCGTCGAGCGGTTCAACTACCTCACCGAAGACCTGATCATCGCCGATTTTTTGGCGACCGTGGGCCCCTTCCGCATCCCCGCCGCGCTCGAAGCGCTCCGGGTCGCCGCGCTCTCGACGTATGAAAATCGGCGGGTGACCACCGGCGCCCTGCTCCTGGGGACGTCCCACGACCCGACCACGCCCGGCCGCGAGAACCTGCAAGGCGCGCCCCAGTTCAACGCCCGGCTGACGGCCATCAAGGGCTTCCACCGGCTCTGCGACGGCGTCCGCACGGTCTTCGTCGTCGACCCCCAGGGGGAGCTGGTCCGGATCGCCGACATCGCCCGCTGGGCCGAGCGGACCCAGGTCCAGCGCTGCCAGGACCACCTCTGCCCCCGCCCCTACCAGAGCCACGCCCGCGCCACGATCTCGGGCGGCCACGTCTGCGTGGTCCTGACCCCCTCGCAGGAGATCAAGGTCTTCGCCGAGGGCGAGCTGGCCTTCAGCTTCAGCGACGGCCGCTGGCGGCTGCTCGACATCCCCACCAAGTTCGCCGTCTGGCAGGAGGCCGTCGAGCACTCCAGCGGCGGCGACCTGGCCCGCCGCCTCTTCCAGGCCGCGCTCAACCTCAGCGAGGCCCGCGTGGGCGCCCTGCTCGTCGTCGTGCGCGACCCCGAGAAGTCGATCCCCCAGCTCATCGCGCCCATCGACCGCATGAACGAGGAGATCGCCGTCGACGACCCGCAGGACCCCGAAAACCTCTCGCCCCGGCTGGCCAAGCGGGCGCTCCACCACGCGGTCCGCGGGATGACCGTCAGCCAGCTCGAGCCCACGGTCCTGGAGGCGATCGCAAGCCTCGACGGGGCCGTCGTCGCCGACCCCGACGGCATGCTCGTGACCTTCGGCGCGATCCTCCGCATCAACCCCGAGGTCCTCGACCTGGGCCGCTCCGTCCAGGGGGCCCGCACCCTCGCCGCCCTCGCCGCCTCGCAGTACGGCCCCGTCCTCAAGGTCAGCGAGGACGGCTACGTCACCATGTTCCTCAAGGGCCGCCGCGTCTGGGAATTCTGA
- the rpmB gene encoding 50S ribosomal protein L28 gives MGRECQVSGKKTSFGNHKTERGKAKYLGGVGKKTTGISRRTFKPNLQWIKVWLPNGKTSYIRVATSVIRSGQLTLEVDGKMQTFPLIKASKGSAAARANLKNLYPI, from the coding sequence ATGGGCCGCGAGTGTCAAGTCAGCGGGAAGAAGACGTCGTTCGGCAACCACAAGACCGAGCGCGGCAAGGCGAAGTACCTCGGCGGCGTCGGTAAGAAGACGACGGGCATCAGCCGCCGCACCTTCAAGCCCAATCTGCAGTGGATCAAGGTCTGGCTGCCCAACGGCAAGACCTCCTACATCCGCGTGGCCACCTCGGTCATCCGCAGCGGCCAGTTGACCCTCGAGGTCGACGGCAAGATGCAGACCTTCCCCCTGATCAAGGCCTCCAAGGGGAGCGCCGCCGCCCGCGCCAACCTGAAGAACCTCTACCCGATCTGA